In Fragaria vesca subsp. vesca linkage group LG5, FraVesHawaii_1.0, whole genome shotgun sequence, the genomic stretch GTATTTTGTGAAAGTTATGACATGAGATTCCTCCCAAGTAATATTTCCACGATTTTGCAGATGTTCTCAGTTGCAGTTACATGTGGCAATACATTTGTTCTTAAGCCATGTGAAAAAATCCAGGTGACTCTTGTCTTGATCCCTCACACGTGCTTGTTCTCAGTTTAATTTTTAATTTTTTATGTCTGCTTTTTCAAAATAAATTTGCAGTAGTTTGAGCATGGACCAGCTTTTCAAGACTAGGATTTTTTTTTTTTTTTTCATTATTAGAATTGCCAATTGCAATTGCAATTGCATGTTAACTTTTATACGTGAACATGATATTTGTGTTCTTGCCAACTGATCTACTGTCCTTGTCTGGCTAGGATATTCTAGCTTGAAGCAAAGCTTATATTAACAAGTGATATCCACTCTTCAATTGCTTTTCTTATTATCTACACGAATCAATGTTGTACATAGACAGTCATGTATACAGAAGTTTCCATATATCAAAACACTGGTTAAAGCCAAACACTCTCAAACCCTTCCCCTTGTCAGAGTCTTATAATTTAAACACCAACTCTATATGTATAATGAAGTTATGAAGTTATAGATTTGTTATATATTCAATGAAATTATCAATGACATTTTCTTGCCAAATCAATCTGAGCAGGACATTGTTAATTACATATGCGATGATGACTAAGGCTTTTTTACTTGTTGGCTCGAGTACAGTAAGTTAAGTTTCGCTCCAATGCCTATGATTATTGAATATCAATTGTACGTAACAATGATCTTAAATTCACCTTAACATAGTTACAATCAAGTTACAATCAATTGATAACTTTACTGAATTCAGCCATATACTATTGAATCAGTGGAATCTAGTTATAATCAAGTTGGGTCATCTATTTGTTTTCTTAGGGGGCGTAAACAAGCTGAACGTGCCAAAGCCCCAAAAGTCAATGTGGGAACAGATCCTAGTGCGTGCATACGTTGGTCCAGTTATTAGCAAAGAGGTGATAAAATCTTTTGTATATTTTTCCTATTAATCTGCTTTGTTAAAAAGGAACTACAAAATTGAATTTTCTGTATCATAAGTAGTTGGTGAATCGACTGAAGTACTGAATATATCATTTTACATTGGTTTCTCACTTCACAGATTTCAAACAGGTTGATGCTAGCGGGTTCTACTTCCGAGAGATTGGTACTCTTTGTGTTGGTTGTATCCTCAAGTAAGTACCTGAATTTACAGCCAAGCATCACATTTATGTATTACGTCCTCTTTTCCATACTTGTTGCTTATTTGTAAATCAAATACGTGCATACTATCTGAAGTGATTGTTATTTCTGATATTCTTTTTCTTCGGATGGTTTTGTTGATTTTGATTTGCATGGCTATTGGATACTATGATAGTGTAGGGAACAGTGAACCTTTGAAGCTTTGCAAATTTTTTTGTTCTGAATCAGCATTGCTATTAATAACAACCTTTGACCAATCTCCAAATCTAGATTTTTCTGTAGCTCACTTGTTTTTGCTTTTTATAACCCCTTTGCCTTTTATGTTTACATGAAGTATATACAGGTCCTTGTAATAAGATTACTTATAACAAATGGAGAAATGATTGTCAATATCTGAATTTAGTTTGTGTTGTAGTTGTGCAAGTGTTTTTTGCTTTTCAAATCCCGCTGCCCCTTGTTTGCAGAAATTTATGTTGCCTCTTTGTATAATGAAATTTCTGAGAAGAAAATAGTCATATGGTTATTCATGTATAAACTATCTGAGTACAGCAATGATTATATATATTACCCATTTTTCATTATTGCATCTTTTCTACGTTCTCCTTGTAACTGACTCAAATCTTTTTATGTTTTTTTTTTTTGTTGCAAAATGGTGAAAATTCGTAAGGTTGTAGTGCATTCATATAATTAAGAGTCTTGCACAGATGGCTTCTTTTAGGGTTGTAGGCTGTTAATTAATTTGTATTTCACAGTTTTAATGATCGAGTATTCATCATTATTTACATATGTTCATGTCATCATGTGTAAAGGAGACCAAGAATTTTTTTAGAATGAATGGAGACCAAAATTAAAAAGGAAAGGCTACTGTCATTTGCAGATTTTTTTTTTTTAATGGTCAATTCTTTAGTGGCCTGTCGATATGGTCACTAATATGTGCATGTCTTTGAGGTTTAGTGACCAAATCACTTTCAGTGACATACATCTGACCCCTTTAGTGATCAATTATGTGGTCACTATTGCTATCTCTATTAGTGTCCAGATTATGGTGGTCACTAAAATAAAATCTTTTAATGACCAAGTCTTGTAACTGGTCATTGTTGAGAATTAGTGACGAGCCTATAGTGACCACTTAGTGACCACCTTTTTTTGGTCACTAAACACATTTAATGGCCAAAATTGCTAGTTTTTGTGACCACTTTGCTGGTCACAAATGCTGAGATTTGTTGTAGTAATGTGATCACCCTCGGTCCCAAGCCAACAACCTTGGGACGACGATGATGATAGGGGCC encodes the following:
- the LOC101301301 gene encoding uncharacterized protein LOC101301301 isoform 1, translated to MIPYRCSQLQLHVAIHLFLSHVKKSRTLLITYAMMTKAFLLVGSSTVRGVNKLNVPKPQKSMWEQILVRAYVGPVISKEVDASGFYFREIGTLCVGCILK